A single Anopheles funestus chromosome 2RL, idAnoFuneDA-416_04, whole genome shotgun sequence DNA region contains:
- the LOC125761710 gene encoding aldehyde dehydrogenase X, mitochondrial-like, with protein sequence MANPNQEIKYTKLFINNEFVDAKGGKTFVTLNPATEKPLVSVAEGDKEDVEVAVRAAKAAFARSSTWRQMDASGRGRLLNRLADLMMRDIDTLANLESLDNGKTFGDSVFDINCAIDTFRYYAGWADKIHGSTVPSDGPVLTYIRKEPVGVVGQIIPWNYPILMLTWKWAPALAAGCTLVLKPAEQTPLSALYMAALSKEAGFPDGVINVVNGFGPTVGAAIVAHPDIRKVAFTGSVETGRIILNGASTSNLKKVSLELGGKSPLVIFNDADLDEAVEIAHNAIFANHGQNCCAGSRTFVQEGIYDAFVAKAAEMARQRKVGEAFQEGVQQGPQVDEEQFKKILGYIASGQSEGAQLQAGGKRAGTVGYFVEPTVFSNVTDEMKIAREEIFGPVQSILKFSTLEEVIERANSTEYGLAAGVVTKDINTAITFTNAVEAGSVWVNCYDYVVPTTPFGGYKQSGSGRELGYSGIELYLETKSVTIKLPSKV encoded by the exons ATGGCGAATCCTAATCAAGAGATCAAATACACCAAG CTCTTCATCAACAACGAGTTTGTGGATGCGAAGGGTGGCAAAACGTTCGTGACGCTCAATCCCGCCACCGAGAAACCACTCGTATCCGTCGCCGAAGGTGACAAGGAGGATGTGGAGGTGGCCGTACGTGCCGCCAAGGCCGCATTTGCCCGCTCGTCCACATGGCGCCAGATGGATGCTTCGGGCCGTGGCCGACTCCTGAATCGGCTTGCTGATCTGATGATGCGCGACATCGATACGCTTGCGAATCTGGAATCGCTGGACAATGGCAAAACGTTCGGTGACTCGGTGTTTGACATTAATTGCGCCATCGATACGTTCCGCTACTATGCGGGCTGGGCGGACAAGATCCACGGCAGTACGGTACCATCGGATGGACCGGTCCTGACGTACATCCGCAAGGAACCGGTCGGTGTGGTCGGGCAAATTATTCCCTGGAACTATCCGATTCTGATGCTGACCTGGAAGTGGGCACCGGCCTTGGCGGCCGGTTGCACTCTGGTGCTAAAACCGGCGGAACAGACACCACTCAGCGCACTGTATATGGCCGCCCTGTCGAAGGAGGCCGGATTTCCGGATGGTGTGATTAACGTCGTGAACGGGTTTGGACCGACGGTTGGGGCAGCGATCGTAGCCCACCCGGACATCCGCAAGGTGGCGTTCACTGGGTCGGTCGAGACGGGTCGCATCATCCTGAATGGAGCGTCCACTTCTAACCTGAAGAAGGTTTCGCTGGAGCTCGGTGGCAAGAGTCCGTTGGTAATCTTCAACGATGCTGATC TTGACGAAGCGGTAGAAATTGCACATAATGCGATCTTCGCCAACCATGGACAGAACTGCTGTGCCGGAAGCCGTACATTCGTGCAGGAGGGCATTTACGATGCGTTCGTTGCCAAAGCTGCTGAAATGGCCCGGCAGCGCAAGGTGGGCGAAGCGTTCCAGGAAGGTGTCCAACAGGGTCCCCAGGTGGACGAGGAACAGTTCAAAAAGATACTGGGCTACATCGCATCCGGCCAGTCAGAGGGTGCACAGCTGCAGGCCGGTGGTAAACGTGCCGGTACCGTCGGCTACTTCGTCGAACCGACCGTCTTCTCCAACGTCACCGATGAGATGAAGATTGCGCGCGAAGAAATCTTCGGCCCGGTGCAGAGCATCCTGAAGTTCAGCACGCTGGAGGAAGTGATCGAGCGGGCAAACAGTACCGAGTACGGGCTGGCGGCAGGTGTCGTCACGAAGGACATCAACACTGCCATCACCTTTACGAACGCGGTCGAGGCCGGTTCCGTGTG GGTTAACTGCTACGACTATGTGGTCCCGACGACACCGTTCGGTGGCTACAAACAATCCGGAAGCGGCCGCGAACTCGGCTACAGCGGTATTGAGCTGTATCTGGAAACTAAATCCGTCACGATCAAGCTACCGTCGAAGGTGTGA